The Aythya fuligula isolate bAytFul2 chromosome 7, bAytFul2.pri, whole genome shotgun sequence genome has a window encoding:
- the CISD1 gene encoding CDGSH iron-sulfur domain-containing protein 1, protein MGLGQNSSVRVEWIAAVSLAAGAAAVGYLAYKKFLSKDKCCKAMVNLHIQKDNPKVVHAFDMEDLGDKAVYCRCWRSKKFPLCDGSHTKHNDETGDNVGPLIIKRKEA, encoded by the exons atggggctggggcagaACTCCAGCGTGCGGG TTGAATGGATTGCTGCAGTCTCCttagctgctggagcagctgctgtcGGGTATCTAGCTTACAAAAAATTTCTCTCTAAAGACAAGTGCTGCAAAGCAATGGTGAATCTCCATATCCAGAAGGATAACCCCAAGGTAGTCCATGCATTCGATATGGAAGATCTGGGTGACAAGGCTGTGTACTGTCGCTGTTGGAGATCCAAGAag ttCCCACTGTGCGATGGCTCGCACACAAAGCACAACGACGAAACTGGCGACAATGTTGGGCCGCTGATCATCAAGAGGAAGGAGGCGTAG
- the UBE2D1 gene encoding ubiquitin-conjugating enzyme E2 D1: protein MALKRIQKELSDLQRDPPAHCSAGPVGDDLFHWQATIMGPPDSAYQGGVFFLTVHFPTDYPFKPPKIAFTTKIYHPNINSNGSICLDILRSQWSPALTVSKVLLSICSLLCDPNPDDPLVPDIAQIYKSDKEKYNRHAREWTQKYAM from the exons ATGGCGCTGAAGCGGATACAGAAA gaGCTAAGTGACCTGCAGCGAGACCCGCCGGCCCACTGTTCTGCCGGACCTGTTGGAGATGACT TGTTTCATTGGCAAGCAACTATTATGGGACCT cctgaTAGTGCATATCAAGGGGGAGTATTTTTTCTCACAGTACACTTTCCAACAGACTATCCTTTCAAACCACCAAAG ATTGCttttacaacaaaaatatatcatCCAAACATAAACAGTAACGGGAGTATTTGTCTTGATATCCTGAGATCTCAGTGGTCACCAGCTCTGACTGTATCTAAAG ttttattgtCCATATGCTCCTTACTTTGTGATCCTAATCCAGATGATCCTTTAGTACCGGATATTGCACAGATCTACAAGTCAGACAAGGAAAA ATACAACAGACACGCAAGAGAATGGACTCAGAAATATGCAATGTAA